atgtggtgcattttGAAGTTCGGGCTGCAAACAGAATATGACTGgtggtaaaatttaaattctgaaactttagtGTGAAAAATCCAATCACGCATAAACTTTAAGagtgtaaatttgtaatttaccctaataAATAACTCTATCTATTAATCAATCAGTTCATTGCCTAGGTTTTTTAGGGTCTTAATTAAGGCTTTTTAGTACAAATATAACAATTTTGAAATCATTTAAGAATTTATAGCactgtttttgaaaattgtatcttgaaaatataatttttgtgctAGCAATTGTATATTCAAGGCATGATTTATAGCCttaaaatagaaatttcaaGGCATGACTTTGGTTTTTATtgctattttaaaaatagagtAATGTCTATTACATACTACTTCCACATGATTTTCAAGTTGAAAATCATGACTTCAAGCCATGTTTTCATTGCAATTTCTAGGTGTGTAAATGTGTGTACAAGAAGTACCCCTAGTtcccttaaaaatattttccacttGTATCGGAGACAATTTCTTTTCCCGCCCCAAATCAGACTTtcatttaaacaataaaataaataaacaaaacaaaaaaggagaaTGACCACCATATCTAATCCATGggcaaaaaacaaaagtcaGGGATAGAAGAGATGGAAAAATAGTTCATTGAGCTAGACTATGGGCAACAATGTTAGCTTATTTAAAAGTATGCAGTTACAAACCAACTatcaaaagaatcaaaaaagATTGTCTTTGAGATAATATGCTCATCAGAAGACCAGAGAAGAAGTAGGGAGGGGTTCTGCAGTGGTTTTTTAACATTGAGGGCATCCCTTCACACATCAAATGCTTAATTTAGACCGAGTTCAACCTTTTGCATAATATAGATCTTGAGGGGATGATTTTCCATGCATTTTCCTCAAAAAAGCTTCAACCTCTCTTGTACTTGTAGGTTAGTATATATCCAGCATCAATGACATATCATGTTCTCCTGAATAATAGATACATGAGGTGGGAGTGAGTTTTCCTGAATTTGCCTGCTCATTTTTGATAGAGATGTTCTATCCTTAACTTCATTGGAAGTTTTATCACTTTATGTGCTATTTTTGCAGGTTAGATTTATCATCTTCACGTTCCCTGCACAGGACTCTATTTCACCATGTTGGCAAAGTGGTGAACTCTGAAAAACCAGCTGGACCCCAAGTTGGCTCCCCAGATCCTAGTTGCTATAGCACTTACGTTCAATTCTCGGTCaatgtatattttgttaactaaatCATGATTAAAGAGGTAGATGTAGTACTTGCCATATAGGTTGATGCTGGTCATTATGACGTGAAAATTAACCAAGGATTAAGGACTACATACTTGCTACTTTTGAATCACAATTGTTTCCCATCTGAAGTGCTAGTCATCAATGCTTAAAAATCAATGAAGAGTGCTCACCTTATTCACCTGAATTAAATGTGTTTCTTATCTGAACTGGACGCTGCTTTTTGTTCTGATTTTGTTGGCTATATATATCAAGTTGTTTCTATCTATTGGACCTTGGAGATGAGTAGCCTAAAGCTTTTTTCTTGCTGGTTTGTTTGATTGTACCTTAGCAATTCTTCCTCTTATGATATCTCTTGTAAATAAGTGTCAAGGAAAGGATTGAATATAGATATATAGCTGTATATGGATCTACATTCATCAAGCTAGAATGATGAGAAATCATTATAGCTATtttgtgtgtgttaattttACAACGGAAAAATGCTCATAAAGCATCAGATATGCTAACTCAGTTACACGGGATTTGGTGATTTTAGTGACATCAACAAAATCAGTTACAGCTTGATGTATCAGACCCAAGTTGTAAGCTTTAACCTGGGGTTGTTGTATCATGCCATAGTATTCAGTTAATACAATTATGGCTAAAATTTTTACACACAAACTTAATAGAACAtagcaaaaaatatttacttctCTTCTTCCTCAGTCTTTCCCTTTTCTGTATTTTCTGTTTCTGATGACATCCTTTGCTCATAGATGAACTGCGAAAGCAAAGCCACTAGAATTGCTCCTAAAACTGCAACCTTTCCCCAATTAGACGAAGAAGACAAGAGAGAATCAGCTATGTTAATTACTATAAGGCCTATTAATGCAAGGTAAATGTTCCTCCTAGTTTTTGATCCAGCGCTCTCTTTAGTAACCTCTTTTATCTTCTCTGTTTCCTccttagctttttctttatCTGCAGGTTTGCTCTGCCTCAGGTTCTTGAAGAAAAGCCATTCATTCCTATCATTCTCAATCTGACCTTCAAACTCTTCTAACTTGTTTTCATTCTCCTCAATCTCCAGCTTGTTTAATCCTACAGATTCCTCAAAAGCTTGCATGCGGCTCTCTATATTCCCCATTATCTGCACAACACAAGCAAATAAGAAGTGGTTTGTTAGATATAATAGAGTACCTAAACTTGTGACAAAGCCAAAACCTGCATTTGGTTACTTGCACGTTAATCAATCTAGACCTACTAAGAACAGAATATGGGTACGTTAGGCTCTCTATAAACATGCTTTATTGGATAGTTTTATACTGTGAAATCTATTCAATTAGCTCAATTCCTAGATGGGTAttgtttccctttctttttctctaagtATTTTGCATGATGATTTGCATTCACAAATAAGAAGTTGAACAGACCCTGGAGCTAGCTTCATCAAGTTCTTTGAGGGCATCTTCTCCAATCTTGTCGAACTCAGCGTTAGTTTCTTCACCAAATTCCTCTAGATAAGCTGACCTTTCATCTAAGTAGTCGGTGAGACGGACTTTTTGAGCTTGAAGCATTGCTATTCTGGCAAGAAGATCTTGCTTACGGGTATCTCCTTCTGGTGAAGAAGCTTCTGAATTGGAGTCATCATTGGGCTTGCTGAGACACAGGAAAGAATTCTTTGTGTTGGAGGGTCTTGCTGTGTGGAAAAATGCATGCTTGGTAGTAGCAGTGAAAGAGGTTTGGATGGTTTTGAAAGCAATCATcttatctatttctttttagtagagagagagagagagagagagagagattttgaggTGGTAGAAGATGTTTCATATGTAAAGTATAAAGTGTTTTGAACCTCTTGTTTTATGCATTATCCATTTCTGAGGATGATAAAGTTTAGATTATTATGTTGTCTATTGGCCAGAAGACATGAAACATGTTGCCCATATTTTCTGCCCCAAACGACATGACGTTTCTGTCCTCGGCCACATCAATTGCAATCGCTCACTGTGACATTTCATAACAATAAACGACATGCCGGTTTTGTGCATGGCCACATGACGTTTTCAGAACATgttttgcagttttttttttggtcatgaTTCCTGGGAGTGATTCTTAATTCTCATACCATATTGAATCTTGCTTgagacacaatttttttttttttttttacatttttttatatataaatataacttTCTTATGTGACATGGTATGATATCAATAATAGATCTATATGAaagtaatgttattttaatatatctaagttttgtctaaacttttatagaaaattttgttgcTTGCAATTTCTACGATTCATCTTACAAGATTGGTTTGACATATGTTTTTCATCCTACCTTTAATTATTTGAGCGGTGGGTGGGTTGTGATTTGGTTTCTTCATCAAGCTTTATGCTTAGGTAAATAGGCAAGTAACTCTAATTGTTATTTTCTTGATCAAATTCTTGATGTGATAGTTTTGATTTTCGCCCAAGGCAGGCTAATAATCACCTAGTTGTAAGTCGTCATTTGTCAACATATTATTTTGACTTATATTAACAATAGAAATTACACCTAGATGTAAATTTATTGACATATTATGCCATTAAGTAGGTGATAATTGATCAAGTACATGTTGATGTTCAGAAACTCAACATTACAACATACCCATGTGTTTTTTGATGTTGCTGTGTGGTTGTGCCTGTCTATTACAGATCAAGTTGGCAAGAACCAAAAAACTGAGAAATAACATGATCCAAAAGTATCATATTACAATACCAGTGTTTGATGCACAAATAATGACAGGCTAAATTCCAAAAGAATTCAAATGCGAATTAACAAACCCCTTAAAACCTAGGTAGGGATTAACAACACATTGCAAACCATATTTACCAACACTCTCGTCTTAGAGACCAGGCAAAAAGACCAAATATTCAAATAGACAGTAAAAGACTAAACAAACTCCAATAACAGACCACAATCAGGTTTCAATCCCACTAACATTCACTTTGTTTGCCCAAATGCTATCGCCTTTTTGTATGTATACCACTTAGATATCCAGAGATACACAAAGAAGTTCAGCAGGCTGAGAATGGCCAAGAGCCAATAAAAGTAGTCAAGATGGCCTCTGTTCAAATTATCTGGAATCCAACCAAGCTTCCCATTCTTTGTGGTGATGCTTGTCACAATTGTAACCAGCAACGTGCTCAAGTAATTCCCCAATGCTACAGTTGTAAGTGACAAAGCTGAGCACAGACTTCTCATAGCATCAGGTGCTTGGTCATAGAAGAACTCCAACTGTCCAATGAAAGTGAATACTTCTGCACATCCGATAAGAAAATACTGTGGTACTTGCCAGAAAATTGACATGGGAATGTACTCAAGTTCATAGTAATTGTGCCTTCTAACATAATTTAGCCGAACAACCTCCAAAATCCCAGCAGTGATCATGGAGAATATAGAAATGACAAGCCCAATGCCCATTCGTTGGAGCTGAGTGAAGCCCCGTTCATTGCCAGTAAACCTCCTTGCACATGGGACAATGAGCCGGTCATACACGGGGGCCCAGAAGATCACACTAAGAGTGTCGAAAAGGGAGAGGGATGCTGATGGAATCTTGAAATGAGGGCCCATGTGTTGGTCCATTGTGTTACCTTGTAAAACAAACATGGTGCTCATTTGACTGTAAACGGTAGCGAAGACTATACCAGATGCCCATATGGGGAGTATCCTAATAATGGCCTTGAGTTCCTCCACTTCTGTCACTGTGCAGAGTCTCCAAGGGTCTTTCAAGCCCTTACTGCGGTCTGCTTCAGTCTCCACAGCAGCCTTGTCAAACCATCTGGAAATtgacatttgaaaatttttattagaaattaattGAACATAGTAGCATTTGATCAGATATCAGAAAATACCCCTCGTCCATGTCCTGTTGCATGATTGCATTACAGCAGTAGAGATAGCTATACAAACATTTGAGATATGAGGGTTCTAACTGTTCCAAATTTACATTTTTAAGTACCTAGCACATAGAGTATTACATTTCAAAAAGAAGGTGTTGCGCGTCTACAATAAACTTACACGAGAAAATTATAGAACCAGGTTGAACTACTAAATATTGCATTTGCAAAGGCAAGAGTATCATTATTTCAAATGAAACTGTTGGATCTTTAAAAGAGCTCAGAAAAAATAGGCTAATTGTTTGATTATGAATTGAtaagcttttgaaaaaaatgtaatttataataatcttaGCACCAATCTGCTCACCTTAACTTGTTTGTGTGTTCAAGCTTGCGGCTTCCTACGATAGTACGTTCCTCATCTATGGTCTCATAAAGAAGAGACTTATCATAAGGTACCTCAACATGAGCTTTCCGGAAGGATGCAATAATGACACGGAAAATCCTTGTAAGAGGACTCCCTCCAGGTTTCTGATGCCGGTACAACCGGCTAcctgagaaaaagaaaataactgcAATGGCCATTGCCACTGCCGGGACTCCAAACCCCCATCCCCAGCCTACATTCATTTGAATCCAGACCAAAACTGAGGAAGCAATAAGGGCTCCAATATTGATGGAAAAGTAAAACCAGTTGAAGAAAGAGCTCTTCTGTTTCCTCTCCTTTTCAAAACTTTCATCAAATTGATCAGCACCAAAAGAAGATACGCATGGCTTGATTCCACCAGTCCCAAGAGCAATCATATAAAGTGCTACAAAGACTAATacactttgtttttttgttgggtgGCAACCATTCGTATCGCATGATGGCTTTAGTCCAGGGACGGAAGCAGTCACTGTTAAGAAAGCCATACCCTAGAAGAAAAATTAGAGCTGTTCAGCAATTTTGGGGAAGTCAGCCCATTAGTTGTTCAGCAAAGGCAAGAGTATCATTATTTCAAAAGTCATACCAGGTTTATGCAAGGATTATAAGTTGGCATAAAGATAATCATCACTTCAGATATATttggaatttatatatatgtgtgtgcgcgcgtgTATAGGCCGTAAATTCAATGAAATTCACAAGGAAGAGAGTGACCAAAATTGAAAACCTTGATGTggtttaaatataaatatagtgATCAAATTTACAATGAAGTTATTCAACAATGACATTTACCAGACTTGGACACCTGGGCTTGACTGGAATGCCATCCCTATATCCAATTCAAGCTTTCATACATGTGCATGGATGATGATTTTGTTTGAAACAAACTTACCAAAACATAGATGATTACAAAACTGGCAATTGTCCAATATCTTCCCAAGTAAGCATCAGCTATAAAGGCTCCAATCAATGGTGTGATATAGCAGGTCCCAGACCAATTGGTAACATTATTGGAGGCTGCAACATTTCCCTGATTGAGACGATCTTCAAGATAATTCACCAGATTGGTACTCATCCCATAGTATGCCAACCTTTCACAACATTCATTTCCTGTGACCAGATCATATAGAGTTCAAGATGTCAGGGTCATCAGATACCACAAAGGAATGCAAATCAAATAATGGTGCCATAAGTGACGACAAATGGGCAAAAAACGCTTAGAATTATACCAAGAATAAAACGGCATGCTTTCCAGTGCCCAGTCTTTCTCCTGTCAGCAGGATTCCCATTGTAATCCACGGTGCCATCCTGTGTATAGATATCATCCTCTGCCATGGAATTTTTGGTAGTTTTTGTCCAAGGACTTACCTACAAAACCAATCAAAGCTTAAATCATAAGAATCATCATGACTAAATAGTTTTCCAGGTTATACTTGATTCTTTTGTTAgtgctttgtttgtttgtaaaaAAAGTGAGGATAAATGGAGGAAGTTAGAATGCTGCAGCAACCACTTAAATCCTAGATACTCAAAATTTGTATGCCAGTTTAATCTGATTTCTCTAAATAGTCGTTAACCTAACAGAGAACATGAAAATGAAATCAAGAGGCCTAAAATACGCAATAATCAAGAACTCAAGCAGCACACCTAAAATACCGGACATACATATTACATGGGCATGctttccaatatatatatctcaCCTGACAAATATTGCCACCCAACATTAGTTGAAGAACCCCATATTATGgagaaatttttcttttaagcccAAAACATAAATAACGAATTTCTAAAACATGATTTGAGTGGCATAAGGACATCATGAGCTCCATAATTATTCATATCACTCTTTGATAGAATGGTTTATCAGGTTAACTCTCAACCAGTgaatcataaattaaaatttcacttCTCGTTTCCTATATATTATACTAGGGAATCTCtcaaaaacaatataattatacCCCGCGGGACCTCCATACTAGCACA
This genomic stretch from Castanea sativa cultivar Marrone di Chiusa Pesio chromosome 9, ASM4071231v1 harbors:
- the LOC142610108 gene encoding uncharacterized protein LOC142610108, coding for MIAFKTIQTSFTATTKHAFFHTARPSNTKNSFLCLSKPNDDSNSEASSPEGDTRKQDLLARIAMLQAQKVRLTDYLDERSAYLEEFGEETNAEFDKIGEDALKELDEASSRIMGNIESRMQAFEESVGLNKLEIEENENKLEEFEGQIENDRNEWLFFKNLRQSKPADKEKAKEETEKIKEVTKESAGSKTRRNIYLALIGLIVINIADSLLSSSSNWGKVAVLGAILVALLSQFIYEQRMSSETENTEKGKTEEEEK
- the LOC142610001 gene encoding protein NRT1/ PTR FAMILY 8.1-like, coding for MAEDDIYTQDGTVDYNGNPADRRKTGHWKACRFILGNECCERLAYYGMSTNLVNYLEDRLNQGNVAASNNVTNWSGTCYITPLIGAFIADAYLGRYWTIASFVIIYVLGMAFLTVTASVPGLKPSCDTNGCHPTKKQSVLVFVALYMIALGTGGIKPCVSSFGADQFDESFEKERKQKSSFFNWFYFSINIGALIASSVLVWIQMNVGWGWGFGVPAVAMAIAVIFFFSGSRLYRHQKPGGSPLTRIFRVIIASFRKAHVEVPYDKSLLYETIDEERTIVGSRKLEHTNKLRWFDKAAVETEADRSKGLKDPWRLCTVTEVEELKAIIRILPIWASGIVFATVYSQMSTMFVLQGNTMDQHMGPHFKIPSASLSLFDTLSVIFWAPVYDRLIVPCARRFTGNERGFTQLQRMGIGLVISIFSMITAGILEVVRLNYVRRHNYYELEYIPMSIFWQVPQYFLIGCAEVFTFIGQLEFFYDQAPDAMRSLCSALSLTTVALGNYLSTLLVTIVTSITTKNGKLGWIPDNLNRGHLDYFYWLLAILSLLNFFVYLWISKWYTYKKAIAFGQTK